A part of Candidatus Poribacteria bacterium genomic DNA contains:
- a CDS encoding DUF5615 family PIN-like protein: MTGLLVDENAPRCLVEALREAGYDVVWVREIRRGMNDEEIISLSIDESRVIMTFDKDFGELIYRSRRRVLGVILVRISDNEVSKRAVLDFLGKHPDEIKGFFTVLTERRIRRRELSDVETLHRRADPLPPPHFGGT, translated from the coding sequence ATGACCGGCTTGCTTGTGGATGAGAACGCCCCAAGATGCTTGGTTGAAGCTTTGAGGGAAGCTGGCTATGATGTGGTATGGGTGAGAGAGATACGTCGAGGTATGAACGACGAAGAAATCATCTCACTGTCAATCGACGAATCTCGGGTTATTATGACCTTCGATAAGGACTTCGGAGAACTGATATACAGATCTAGACGGAGGGTGCTCGGTGTCATACTGGTGAGGATATCGGATAACGAAGTGAGTAAAAGGGCAGTTTTGGATTTTTTAGGAAAGCACCCCGATGAAATAAAGGGGTTTTTTACGGTTTTGACGGAAAGGAGGATAAGAAGGAGGGAGTTATCCGACGTGGAGACGCTTCATCGTAGGGCAGATCCTTTACCCCCGCCGCATTTCGGCGGCACATAA
- a CDS encoding DUF433 domain-containing protein: MKVDLLDRIEINPEVLCGKPVIKGTRISVELILEKLASGYDFRQIIREYDITEEDIKAAIIYAYELVANEEIIEFVT, translated from the coding sequence ATGAAGGTCGATCTGTTAGACAGGATTGAGATCAACCCGGAGGTTTTATGCGGGAAACCTGTGATAAAGGGGACGAGGATATCCGTCGAGCTGATCCTTGAGAAACTCGCCTCAGGTTACGATTTCAGACAGATCATACGCGAGTATGACATAACGGAGGAGGATATAAAGGCAGCCATAATCTACGCTTATGAACTGGTGGCGAATGAGGAGATAATCGAGTTTGTGACATGA
- a CDS encoding PD-(D/E)XK nuclease domain-containing protein gives MNIASDYRKIGNLFQLFDARKGMEVINELLEEDAAYGNLTTQFNLEREFDRDDLLSLLLYMGFVTMEGTLGRMYRFGMPNYVIRELYYRYLYEDLVRRERVRVDVHRLEMALVEMAYEGRIEGLVRMVEDFLGKVLSNRDMRGFREGHLKVHILTLLHLSRLYYVQSELEVERGYVDVFLRGMEPFDGRYEWVLELKYVRGEDLEGMLARVKEEGRELLRGYMDKVRPQARYPLRGALMVFTGQGECAFWEVVQ, from the coding sequence GTGAACATAGCCTCTGACTATCGCAAGATAGGCAACCTGTTTCAGTTGTTCGATGCGAGGAAGGGGATGGAGGTGATCAACGAGTTGCTGGAGGAGGATGCGGCCTACGGCAACCTGACGACTCAGTTCAATCTGGAGAGGGAGTTTGACCGGGATGATCTTCTCTCGTTGCTGTTGTACATGGGCTTCGTCACGATGGAGGGTACCCTTGGGCGGATGTACCGGTTCGGGATGCCGAACTACGTGATCAGGGAGCTGTATTACCGTTATCTCTATGAGGATCTGGTGAGGAGGGAGAGGGTAAGGGTTGACGTTCACAGGCTGGAGATGGCGTTGGTGGAGATGGCATACGAGGGGAGGATAGAGGGGTTGGTGAGGATGGTTGAGGATTTTTTGGGGAAGGTGTTGTCAAACAGGGACATGCGTGGATTCAGGGAGGGGCATCTTAAGGTTCACATATTGACGTTGCTACATCTGAGCAGGTTGTATTACGTTCAGAGCGAGCTAGAGGTTGAGAGGGGATATGTTGACGTTTTCCTGAGGGGGATGGAACCGTTTGATGGAAGGTATGAGTGGGTGTTGGAGTTGAAGTATGTGAGGGGAGAGGATCTGGAGGGGATGCTTGCTCGTGTGAAGGAGGAGGGAAGGGAGCTGTTGAGAGGATACATGGATAAGGTACGTCCGCAGGCTAGGTATCCTTTGAGAGGAGCGTTGATGGTCTTCACAGGACAGGGGGAGTGCGCGTTCTGGGAGGTGGTTCAGTAA
- a CDS encoding AAA family ATPase — protein MPYGIPNFAKIAAESYIYVDKTPFIRKLEDAGEPYIFYLRPRKFGKSLFVSTLEYYYDLKHADKFEMLFGDFHIGANPTPLHNSYMILLFDFSGIDTTTRESTYQGFRGKVKLGVEDFWDKYEDLLGVEDRDEILNINEPERMVGELIQRVRRKTGRKIYLLVDEYDHFANELLAFRFDMFRELVSRTGFVRKFYEVLKTGARDGVIDRMFITGVTPITLDSLTSGFNIARNLSLDEEFHPMLGFTEDETRRLIWEVCSHCSADPDEIYSQMSDYYNGHRFCAEADDVKLFNPDMVLYYLSDYRRYDASEKYEDHVAPRHGSVLPIRLPEILSASEGVDRREHSL, from the coding sequence TTGCCCTACGGCATACCGAACTTCGCAAAAATAGCTGCTGAGAGCTATATCTACGTCGACAAAACCCCGTTCATCCGAAAGCTTGAGGACGCAGGGGAGCCCTACATCTTCTATCTCCGTCCCCGCAAGTTCGGCAAGAGCCTCTTTGTATCCACGCTGGAATACTACTATGACCTGAAACACGCTGACAAGTTCGAGATGTTGTTCGGCGATTTCCACATCGGGGCGAACCCCACCCCCTTGCATAACAGCTATATGATCCTCCTCTTCGACTTCAGCGGGATTGACACCACAACGAGGGAAAGCACCTATCAGGGGTTCCGGGGGAAGGTTAAACTTGGGGTGGAGGATTTCTGGGATAAGTATGAGGACCTCCTCGGCGTTGAGGACAGAGATGAGATCCTGAACATCAATGAGCCGGAGAGGATGGTGGGGGAGTTGATACAAAGGGTAAGGCGGAAAACGGGGAGGAAGATCTACCTTCTCGTGGATGAGTACGACCACTTCGCAAACGAGCTTCTGGCCTTCCGGTTCGACATGTTCAGGGAACTCGTCTCCCGAACGGGGTTCGTCAGAAAGTTCTACGAGGTTCTCAAGACAGGGGCGAGGGACGGTGTGATTGACAGGATGTTCATCACCGGTGTCACCCCCATCACCCTCGATTCCCTCACTAGTGGGTTCAACATCGCCAGGAACCTCTCCCTTGATGAGGAGTTCCACCCCATGCTTGGCTTCACGGAGGATGAGACCAGGAGGCTGATCTGGGAGGTCTGCTCCCACTGCAGCGCAGACCCCGATGAGATCTACTCCCAGATGTCGGACTACTACAACGGACACCGGTTCTGCGCGGAGGCGGATGACGTCAAACTCTTCAACCCCGACATGGTTCTGTATTACCTATCCGACTACCGGAGATACGATGCTTCTGAGAAATATGAAGATCACGTAGCACCCCGACATGGTTCTGTATTACCTATCCGACTACCGGAGATACTGTCGGCCTCCGAGGGAGTTGATAGACGTGAACATAGCCTCTGA